TAGGCGTCCTTGCGGTAGAGCGCCGCCGCCAGGTCGCGGGTGGCGTAGATGCTGGTGCCGTCGGCCTTCTGTACCAGGCAGGGCGTGGTGATGCCCACATCCTCCAGGTCCACGATGCGGGCCCCGTTGTTCCCCTCCACCAGCAGGCCCGCGTTTTCCAGCCGCTGCATGGTCGGAACCAGCTGATCTTCGTAGAAGGCCTCGCCCTGCTCCAGGGTGTCGAAGCTCACGCCCAGGCGGTCGTAGATGCGCTGGAACTCGCGCAGGGAGATCTTCCGGAACCAGCTCCAGAGCCGCCGGGCCTCGGCATCGCCCTCCTCCAGGCGCCGGAACCAGCCGCGGGCCTCGTCGCGCATGGCGGGGTCGCTCTCCTCCTCGGCGTGGAAGCGCACGTAGAGCTGGAAGAGGCGGAACAGCGGCGTGCGGCGCTTCTCCGGCGCGGGCTCGGCCCAGTCGAAGTCCTGCTCCAGGTCCGCGTTCCCGTCCTGGGCCCAGCGGGTGTAGGCCGCCAGCAGCGTGCCGAACTGCGTGCCCCAGTCGCCGAGGTGGTTGAGGCGGATCACCTCGTAGCCCAGGAACTGGTGCGCCTGGGCCAGGGTGTGGCCGATCATGGTGGAGCGCAGGTGGCCGATGGTGAAGAGCTTGGCGATGTTCGGCGAGCTGTACTCGACGATGACCTTCTTGCCGTTGGCGGCGCGCGAGCCGTAGGGCCGGCCCACCGGCGCCTCGAGGATGGCCCCCAGCACGGCCTGAGCGCGGGTCTCCGGCGCCAGCTTGAGGTTCAGGTACGGCCCGGCGGCGGCGAGTGTGGCGCCCTCGATGGCGATGGCGCCCGCCAGCTCCTGCGACAGCTGCGCGGGATTCTTCCCCAGCTGCTTGGCGGCGCGGAAGCAGGGGAAGGCCAGGTCCCCCAGCTCGCCGGTCTTCGGCCGCTCCAGCGTGATCTCCACGCCGGGAAGGGCCGCCGCCAGCCGCTGTTCGAAGGTGTGTCGCAAGGCATCCATCTGGGTCGGTCCTCAGTCCGCTAGTCGGCCAGCTCGGCCAGGGCTCTTTCGTAGTCTTCGGTCTTGGGGGCCACGCCGTGCCAGCCGGCCTGGTTCTCCATGAAGCTCACGCCCTTCCCCTTC
This DNA window, taken from Geothrix edaphica, encodes the following:
- the argS gene encoding arginine--tRNA ligase → MDALRHTFEQRLAAALPGVEITLERPKTGELGDLAFPCFRAAKQLGKNPAQLSQELAGAIAIEGATLAAAGPYLNLKLAPETRAQAVLGAILEAPVGRPYGSRAANGKKVIVEYSSPNIAKLFTIGHLRSTMIGHTLAQAHQFLGYEVIRLNHLGDWGTQFGTLLAAYTRWAQDGNADLEQDFDWAEPAPEKRRTPLFRLFQLYVRFHAEEESDPAMRDEARGWFRRLEEGDAEARRLWSWFRKISLREFQRIYDRLGVSFDTLEQGEAFYEDQLVPTMQRLENAGLLVEGNNGARIVDLEDVGITTPCLVQKADGTSIYATRDLAAALYRKDAYGFDRCLYVVGTDQVLHFQQIFAVLDKLDPWFKGRMLHTPFGMVKLPEGKMSTRKGNVIFLEDVLDEARERVAAIIAEKNPDLKDKEAVAEMLGMGAVVFFDAMNDRVKPITFTWDRVIALDGDTGPYVQYAHARILSVLRKAGGEWAAKAQAGAAIGPFLPFVELALPADLDGLAAPEAQALLFELAGLPGAIAAVADGCMATPLARQLVALARSFSGYYTNCPILAAENTPEVREARLTLCVATARALRQGLYLMGIQAPEEM